A part of Melittangium boletus DSM 14713 genomic DNA contains:
- the moaC gene encoding cyclic pyranopterin monophosphate synthase MoaC produces MKMVDVGGKEKTERVAVATAHLRMLPETLERILQGKVEKGDVLAAARLAGVMAAKRTPDVIPLCHPIALSGVEVIPTPGPDGLDIRVTVRTVDRTGVEMEALTAACAAALTVYDMCKSMDRGMVLERVQLDHKAGGRSGTWERDAGRS; encoded by the coding sequence GTGAAAATGGTGGATGTGGGTGGCAAGGAGAAGACGGAACGGGTGGCGGTGGCCACCGCGCACCTGCGCATGTTGCCCGAGACGCTCGAGCGCATTCTCCAGGGCAAGGTGGAGAAGGGGGATGTGCTGGCCGCCGCGCGGCTCGCGGGCGTCATGGCGGCCAAGCGGACGCCGGACGTCATCCCCCTCTGCCACCCCATCGCCCTGTCCGGCGTGGAGGTGATTCCCACCCCCGGGCCGGACGGATTGGACATCCGCGTGACGGTGCGCACGGTGGACCGCACCGGCGTGGAGATGGAAGCGCTCACCGCGGCGTGCGCGGCGGCCCTCACCGTCTATGACATGTGCAAGAGCATGGACCGGGGCATGGTGCTCGAGCGCGTGCAGTTGGACCACAAGGCCGGCGGCCGCTCCGGCACCTGGGAGCGGGACGCGGGCCGCTCCTAG
- a CDS encoding DUF4139 domain-containing protein: MSTPLHLPIVKVTVLEDRALVERRADVTLPAGPHALSVEGLSPLAVDRSLQAQLTGGSVAQARLSRVAKEKAPESAPDKTQLRLRVESLEREHKQAQAEVERLHARLAVVETAREDVLRAIAEFTGHGQAKPESWHTQLETVRQAAATTDEALRQATRRAARTRQQWAEAQSVLAQGEQPEQRLVTSARLEVNHPTGGTVSLRVTYLVPCAVWRPAYRATLLPSEVGESVTLECEAVVWQRTEEDWKDVELLLSTARPTLGASPPRLVEDWLRLRDKSEQEKHSVEVALREEVLQNTGEGGARHTEELPGLDDGGEALTLRAPHAVTLPSDGAPHRVPLFQFTSPASSELVGAPEHSPLVHRVARFDNRGVGVLLAGPVELVRASGYVGRAQLKFTGVGERLKLGFGSEDALRILRREDTKQDTQRLTGRRIRTHQVKLFLSNTGARPEKVILEERMPVSEVEAVEVKLVQEQTRPAPAKVSEDGIVRFELAAPAGSQQELAFVYSVSSSSKVAGL, translated from the coding sequence ATGAGCACCCCCTTGCACCTGCCCATCGTCAAGGTGACGGTCCTGGAGGATCGGGCGCTCGTGGAGCGCCGCGCCGACGTCACCCTGCCCGCCGGACCGCACGCGTTGAGCGTGGAGGGACTGTCTCCGCTCGCGGTGGATCGCTCGCTCCAGGCCCAGCTCACCGGGGGCAGCGTGGCCCAGGCCCGGCTGAGCCGCGTCGCGAAGGAGAAGGCGCCCGAGAGCGCCCCCGACAAGACGCAATTGCGCCTGCGCGTGGAGTCCCTGGAGCGCGAACACAAGCAGGCCCAGGCGGAAGTGGAGCGGCTTCATGCGCGCCTGGCGGTGGTGGAGACGGCCCGCGAGGACGTGCTGCGCGCCATCGCCGAGTTCACGGGCCATGGACAGGCGAAGCCCGAGTCCTGGCACACCCAGCTCGAGACGGTCCGTCAGGCGGCGGCCACCACCGACGAGGCGCTTCGTCAGGCCACCCGGCGCGCGGCGCGGACGCGGCAACAGTGGGCGGAGGCCCAGTCAGTGCTCGCCCAGGGAGAGCAACCGGAGCAACGGCTCGTCACCTCGGCGCGGCTGGAGGTGAATCACCCCACGGGCGGCACCGTGTCCCTGCGCGTGACGTACCTGGTGCCGTGCGCGGTGTGGCGGCCCGCGTACCGCGCCACGCTCCTGCCCTCCGAGGTCGGCGAGTCGGTGACCCTCGAATGCGAGGCCGTGGTGTGGCAGCGCACCGAGGAGGACTGGAAGGACGTGGAGCTCCTGCTGTCCACGGCCCGCCCCACCCTGGGGGCCTCGCCTCCGCGGTTGGTGGAGGACTGGCTGCGGCTGCGCGACAAGAGCGAGCAGGAGAAGCACTCCGTGGAGGTGGCCCTGCGCGAGGAAGTCCTCCAGAACACGGGAGAGGGAGGCGCACGGCACACGGAGGAGCTGCCAGGACTGGACGACGGCGGCGAGGCCCTGACGCTCCGGGCGCCCCACGCCGTCACCCTGCCGAGCGATGGCGCACCCCACCGCGTGCCGCTGTTCCAGTTCACCTCGCCCGCGTCCTCGGAGCTCGTCGGCGCCCCGGAGCACTCCCCGCTGGTGCACCGCGTGGCGCGCTTCGACAACCGGGGCGTGGGAGTCCTTCTGGCCGGACCCGTGGAGCTCGTGCGCGCGAGCGGGTACGTGGGCCGCGCCCAGCTCAAGTTCACCGGCGTGGGCGAGCGGCTCAAGCTGGGCTTCGGCAGCGAGGACGCCCTGCGCATCCTCCGGAGGGAGGACACGAAGCAGGACACCCAGCGCCTCACCGGCCGGCGCATCCGCACCCACCAGGTGAAGCTGTTCCTCTCCAACACCGGCGCGCGCCCCGAGAAGGTGATTCTCGAGGAGCGCATGCCCGTCTCGGAGGTCGAGGCGGTGGAGGTGAAGCTCGTGCAGGAGCAGACACGGCCCGCGCCCGCCAAGGTGAGCGAGGACGGCATCGTCCGCTTCGAGCTGGCCGCTCCGGCGGGCTCCCAGCAGGAGCTGGCCTTCGTGTACTCCGTGAGCAGTTCCTCCAAGGTGGCCGGGCTCTAG
- a CDS encoding hydroxymethylglutaryl-CoA synthase family protein translates to MKKQVGIEALAIAVPRKYVDIAELAQARGVDPAKYTSGLGAKEMAVADPGEDSVALAASAAARLIQEQGVDTSRIGMLVVGTETGVDHAKPVASHVQGLLKLPRTMRSFDAQHACYGGTAGLMAASEWIASGAGAGRTALVICSDIARYGLNTAGEPTQGGGAVALLVSEQPDLLALDIGLNGASTQDVYDFWRPSGRREALVDGHYSIGCYLDALSGAYRGWRERALAHEVVRWGDTLPSEQLARILYHVPFCKMARKAHTQLRQCDLEASAATQNATPAEREELAKSTASYEAQVASSLTLNARIGNVYTASLYLALAGLMNAEAAALAGKRIGLLSYGSGCCSEFYSGVVGANAAQRIAKANVEGVLARRERISVAEYERIMNLASDAPEQLAPAPGEFRLKEIREHRRAYVAG, encoded by the coding sequence ATGAAGAAGCAGGTTGGAATCGAAGCGCTGGCCATCGCGGTACCGCGCAAGTACGTGGACATCGCGGAGCTGGCGCAGGCGCGGGGTGTGGATCCCGCCAAGTACACCTCGGGTCTGGGCGCCAAGGAGATGGCGGTGGCGGACCCCGGTGAGGACTCGGTGGCGCTCGCCGCGTCGGCCGCCGCCCGGCTCATCCAGGAGCAGGGCGTGGACACCTCGCGCATCGGCATGCTGGTGGTGGGCACCGAGACGGGCGTCGACCACGCCAAGCCGGTGGCCTCGCACGTCCAGGGTCTGCTCAAGCTGCCGCGCACCATGCGCAGCTTCGACGCCCAGCACGCGTGCTACGGCGGCACCGCGGGCCTGATGGCCGCCTCCGAGTGGATCGCCTCGGGCGCCGGCGCGGGCCGCACGGCCCTCGTCATCTGCTCGGACATCGCCCGCTATGGCCTGAACACCGCGGGTGAGCCCACCCAGGGCGGTGGCGCGGTGGCCCTGCTCGTGTCGGAGCAGCCGGACCTGCTCGCCCTGGACATCGGGCTCAACGGCGCGAGCACCCAGGACGTGTACGACTTCTGGCGCCCCTCGGGCCGGCGCGAGGCGCTGGTGGATGGCCACTACTCCATCGGCTGCTACCTGGACGCGCTCTCGGGGGCGTACCGCGGCTGGCGCGAGCGCGCGCTGGCGCACGAGGTGGTGCGCTGGGGTGACACGCTGCCGAGCGAGCAGCTCGCGCGCATCCTCTACCACGTGCCCTTCTGCAAGATGGCGCGCAAGGCCCACACCCAGCTGCGGCAGTGTGACCTGGAGGCCTCTGCGGCCACCCAGAACGCCACGCCGGCCGAGCGCGAGGAGCTCGCGAAGTCCACCGCCAGCTACGAGGCCCAGGTGGCGTCGTCGCTCACCCTCAACGCCCGCATCGGCAACGTGTACACCGCCTCGCTGTACCTGGCACTCGCGGGTCTGATGAACGCGGAGGCCGCGGCGCTGGCGGGCAAGCGCATTGGCCTCTTGTCCTACGGCAGCGGCTGCTGCTCGGAGTTCTACTCCGGCGTGGTGGGCGCGAACGCCGCCCAGCGCATCGCGAAGGCGAACGTGGAGGGCGTGCTCGCGCGCCGCGAGCGCATCTCCGTGGCGGAGTACGAGCGCATCATGAACCTGGCCTCGGACGCGCCGGAGCAGCTGGCCCCGGCTCCGGGTGAGTTCCGCCTCAAGGAGATCCGCGAGCACCGCCGCGCCTACGTGGCGGGCTAG
- a CDS encoding cyclic nucleotide-binding domain-containing protein: MDASLLKKVALFEGLTHSQLHRVATIARPRGYEAGACLFREGDVGREMFIILEGKVRISQQVPGMGEEALAILEKGQYFGEMSVIEDIPRSADAFAHTSCTLWVIEREQLDQLMFTDKDLAYVLLWSFVRTLSVRLRETNEKMKTFLALSRF, from the coding sequence ATGGATGCCTCGCTCCTCAAGAAGGTTGCGCTCTTCGAGGGCCTTACCCACAGCCAGCTGCACCGCGTGGCGACGATCGCCCGGCCCCGGGGCTATGAGGCGGGGGCTTGCCTGTTCCGCGAGGGGGACGTGGGCCGGGAGATGTTCATCATCCTGGAGGGCAAGGTGCGCATCTCCCAGCAGGTGCCCGGCATGGGCGAGGAGGCGCTCGCCATCCTCGAGAAGGGCCAGTATTTCGGGGAAATGTCGGTGATCGAGGACATCCCCCGTTCCGCCGATGCCTTCGCCCACACCTCGTGCACGTTGTGGGTCATCGAGCGCGAACAGTTGGATCAGTTGATGTTCACGGACAAGGACCTGGCCTACGTCCTGCTCTGGAGCTTCGTGCGCACCCTGTCCGTGCGGCTGCGGGAGACGAACGAGAAGATGAAGACCTTCCTCGCGCTCTCGCGTTTCTAA
- a CDS encoding CoA transferase subunit A: MKPGRWGSVSELVASIPDGAWLAPGGFMLGRAPMALVLELIAQGRRNLQVMSLPNPLPAEFLVAGGCLSRVELPFGALHLEGRVRPMPCLKRAIEQGRIAWREHDGYRVVQRLRAASMGLPFIPAPDADVSELADAEPLLTVVDPFTGQPVPVEQAFYPDVALIHARAADEQGNLFIEDPTTDVLVAGAARRVLATAEERVARLPRVTIPGFQVERVALARGGALPSGCAGLYPHDDAMLADYLSLAEAGREAEFLEKLLSMRSVA, translated from the coding sequence ATGAAGCCGGGTCGCTGGGGTTCGGTGTCCGAGTTGGTGGCCTCCATCCCGGATGGAGCCTGGCTCGCGCCCGGGGGCTTCATGCTCGGCCGCGCGCCCATGGCGCTGGTGCTGGAGCTGATCGCCCAGGGCCGCAGGAACCTCCAGGTGATGTCCCTGCCCAATCCCCTGCCGGCCGAGTTCCTGGTGGCGGGCGGGTGTCTGTCGCGGGTGGAGCTGCCCTTCGGCGCGCTGCACCTGGAAGGGCGCGTGCGGCCCATGCCCTGTCTCAAGCGGGCCATCGAGCAGGGGCGGATCGCCTGGCGCGAGCATGACGGCTACCGCGTGGTCCAGCGCCTGCGCGCGGCGTCCATGGGCCTGCCCTTCATCCCCGCTCCGGACGCGGACGTGTCCGAGCTGGCCGACGCCGAGCCGTTGCTGACGGTGGTGGACCCCTTCACCGGCCAGCCGGTTCCCGTGGAGCAGGCCTTCTATCCGGACGTGGCGCTCATCCACGCGCGCGCGGCGGACGAGCAGGGCAACCTCTTCATCGAGGATCCGACCACGGACGTGCTGGTGGCGGGCGCGGCGCGGCGGGTGCTGGCGACGGCCGAGGAGCGCGTGGCGCGGCTGCCCCGGGTGACGATTCCGGGCTTCCAGGTGGAGCGCGTCGCGCTGGCGCGGGGCGGTGCGCTGCCCAGTGGGTGCGCGGGCCTCTACCCGCACGACGACGCGATGCTGGCGGACTACCTCTCCCTGGCCGAGGCCGGACGGGAAGCGGAGTTCCTGGAGAAACTCTTGAGCATGCGGAGCGTGGCATGA
- a CDS encoding alcohol dehydrogenase catalytic domain-containing protein: MRAVVLREFGAASNLRLENMPDPRPGRGEVLIKVHACGVCYHDVINRRGNLPRTHVPAILGHEAAGEIVEVGPDTPGWKVGDRVATLQRLSCGECALCKSGRNSLCKKDNRFFGEEISGGYAEYMTAPVMGLGRVPANLPWPVAATVCCTLGTAVHTLRTRGKIRAGETVLITGASGGVGLAAVQLAKADGARVLAVTSGEAKVQALREAGADEVIVSRGLDFASAAKKLTGGEGVNVAIEIVGSVTFPQTLKAMAPGGRVVVVGNLETGTVDLNPGLVIVKELEIIGAFATTREELDESLRLVAEGKIRPFVSDAVALSEAGKAHFRLENREIAGRVVLLPQEIQ; the protein is encoded by the coding sequence ATGAGGGCTGTCGTTCTTCGTGAGTTTGGTGCGGCGAGCAACCTGCGGTTGGAGAACATGCCGGATCCCCGTCCGGGCCGCGGCGAGGTGCTCATCAAGGTGCACGCCTGTGGTGTTTGCTACCACGACGTCATCAACCGCCGGGGCAACCTGCCGCGCACCCACGTGCCCGCCATCCTCGGCCACGAGGCGGCCGGTGAGATCGTCGAGGTGGGGCCGGACACGCCGGGGTGGAAGGTGGGCGACCGGGTGGCCACGCTGCAGCGGCTGTCGTGTGGCGAGTGCGCGCTGTGCAAGAGTGGCCGCAACAGCCTGTGCAAGAAGGACAACCGCTTCTTCGGCGAGGAGATCTCCGGCGGCTACGCGGAGTACATGACGGCGCCCGTCATGGGCCTGGGCCGGGTGCCGGCGAACCTGCCCTGGCCGGTGGCGGCCACGGTGTGCTGCACCCTGGGGACGGCGGTGCACACCCTGCGCACGCGCGGCAAGATTCGCGCGGGCGAGACGGTGCTCATCACCGGGGCGAGCGGCGGCGTGGGCCTGGCGGCGGTGCAGCTGGCCAAGGCGGACGGGGCGCGTGTCCTCGCCGTGACGTCCGGTGAAGCCAAGGTGCAGGCGCTGCGCGAGGCGGGCGCGGACGAGGTCATCGTCTCGCGGGGCCTGGACTTCGCCTCGGCGGCCAAGAAGCTCACCGGCGGCGAGGGCGTCAACGTGGCCATCGAGATCGTCGGCAGCGTCACCTTCCCCCAGACGCTCAAGGCCATGGCGCCCGGCGGCCGGGTGGTGGTGGTGGGCAACCTGGAGACGGGCACGGTGGACCTGAACCCCGGCCTCGTCATCGTCAAGGAGCTGGAGATCATCGGCGCCTTCGCCACCACGCGCGAGGAGCTGGACGAGTCCCTGCGGCTGGTGGCCGAGGGGAAGATTCGCCCCTTCGTGTCGGATGCCGTCGCGCTGTCCGAGGCAGGCAAGGCCCACTTCCGCCTGGAGAACCGCGAGATCGCGGGCCGCGTGGTGCTCCTGCCCCAAGAGATTCAGTAG
- a CDS encoding TetR/AcrR family transcriptional regulator, which translates to MHSGRKQDDGERYRAIMETAARLICERGYEGTSMQEIAAACRMTKAGLYHHVQNKEQLLFDIMSYGMSAFEQDVLDKVAPMPDPVERLRECMRLNIHLVTGGCSKEVIIILHEHATLTGEARSFIDQRKKRYVRFLEDSFAEAVRTGRIRPVQPTVAAFSFLGMVLWIYKWFQPDGRLSATQVADEMVDLLFTGLVAPGSAASPLLSLVAPKSVEGMS; encoded by the coding sequence ATGCATTCGGGGCGGAAGCAGGACGATGGGGAGCGCTACCGGGCCATCATGGAGACGGCCGCCCGTCTCATCTGCGAGCGCGGCTACGAAGGCACCTCCATGCAGGAGATCGCCGCCGCGTGCCGGATGACGAAGGCGGGGCTCTATCACCACGTGCAGAACAAGGAGCAGCTGCTCTTCGACATCATGAGCTACGGCATGAGCGCCTTCGAGCAGGACGTGCTCGACAAGGTGGCGCCGATGCCGGACCCGGTGGAGCGGCTGCGCGAGTGCATGCGGCTCAACATCCACCTGGTGACGGGAGGTTGCTCCAAGGAGGTCATCATCATCCTCCACGAGCACGCCACGCTCACCGGTGAGGCCCGCTCCTTCATCGATCAGCGCAAGAAGCGCTACGTGCGCTTCCTCGAGGACTCGTTCGCCGAGGCCGTGCGCACGGGCCGCATCCGCCCGGTGCAGCCCACGGTGGCCGCCTTCTCGTTCCTCGGCATGGTGCTGTGGATCTACAAGTGGTTCCAGCCCGACGGCCGTCTGTCGGCCACGCAGGTGGCGGACGAGATGGTGGATCTGCTCTTCACGGGGCTGGTGGCTCCGGGCTCGGCGGCCTCGCCCCTGCTGTCACTCGTGGCTCCCAAGTCGGTGGAGGGCATGTCATGA
- a CDS encoding trans-sulfuration enzyme family protein, whose protein sequence is MSTKRQTVAVHAGSRLTGSKSQPVVPPIHVSAVSYFEDSDELDAALDGKDYVYSRISAPNAVLLEEAVAALEGAEACVVYASGMAALRAVFEAQGLREGDTVVMAADGYGVTRSLYKNLAARAGVRVEALVLSEASAPERVRALRPRLVLMESVTNPLLRVPDIRALSRACRDVGAALAVDSTFPSPHGQRACELGADYAIQSTTKWLNGHSDALGGSVSGSRERMAPLRAARLLHGDVLGPFEAWLTLRGVRTLPVRMKAHCAHAAHVARRLSESPHIARVHYPGLPEHPDHAVAREVLEGGFGGMVAFDIRDAGRPECFRFLEAVKVARAGPSLGDVGTLVMHAASASARRMTPEERQAAGIGESLIRVSVGLEDPDDIADDLLAAVAEAVKR, encoded by the coding sequence GTGAGCACGAAACGCCAGACGGTGGCGGTGCACGCGGGCTCCCGGCTCACGGGCAGCAAGTCCCAGCCCGTGGTGCCGCCCATCCACGTGTCCGCGGTGAGCTACTTCGAGGACAGCGACGAGCTGGACGCGGCGCTGGACGGCAAGGACTACGTCTACTCGCGCATCTCCGCGCCCAACGCCGTCCTCCTGGAGGAGGCGGTGGCGGCGCTGGAGGGGGCCGAGGCGTGCGTGGTCTATGCGAGCGGCATGGCGGCGCTCCGGGCCGTCTTCGAGGCGCAGGGCCTGCGCGAGGGCGACACGGTGGTGATGGCCGCGGATGGCTACGGCGTCACCCGCTCGCTCTACAAGAACCTGGCGGCGCGGGCCGGGGTGCGTGTCGAGGCGCTCGTCCTCTCCGAGGCGTCGGCGCCCGAGCGGGTGCGCGCGCTGCGGCCCCGGTTGGTGCTCATGGAGAGCGTCACCAATCCGCTCTTGCGCGTGCCGGACATCCGGGCCCTGTCCCGGGCCTGCCGGGACGTGGGGGCGGCGCTGGCCGTGGACTCGACCTTCCCCTCCCCCCATGGGCAGCGGGCGTGCGAGCTGGGGGCGGACTACGCCATCCAGTCCACGACCAAGTGGCTCAACGGGCACAGCGACGCCCTGGGGGGCTCGGTGAGTGGCAGCCGCGAGCGGATGGCGCCGCTGCGCGCCGCGCGCCTGCTCCATGGGGACGTGCTGGGGCCCTTCGAGGCGTGGCTCACCCTGCGGGGCGTGCGCACGCTGCCGGTGCGGATGAAGGCCCACTGCGCGCACGCGGCGCACGTGGCCCGGCGGTTGTCCGAGTCTCCTCACATCGCGCGCGTCCACTACCCGGGCCTGCCCGAGCACCCGGACCATGCGGTGGCGCGCGAGGTGCTGGAGGGGGGCTTTGGCGGCATGGTGGCCTTCGACATCCGGGACGCGGGCCGTCCGGAGTGCTTCCGCTTCCTGGAAGCGGTGAAGGTGGCGCGGGCGGGACCGTCACTCGGGGACGTGGGCACCCTGGTGATGCACGCGGCGAGCGCGAGCGCGCGCCGCATGACGCCCGAGGAGCGGCAGGCGGCGGGGATTGGCGAGAGCCTCATCCGCGTGTCGGTGGGCTTGGAAGATCCAGATGACATCGCGGACGACCTGCTCGCCGCGGTGGCGGAGGCGGTGAAGCGGTGA
- a CDS encoding CoA-transferase subunit beta yields MSADATPAEVVVSLLAREIEDGAVVATGVASPLAILAIAVARATHAPRLTYLACVGSLNPDLPTLYPSSEDLRFLDGRSAEVSIPDLFDHARRGRVDTVFFGAAEVDALGRTNMTASGSLGQPRTKFPGVAGAATLRQWVRRPILLVPRQSRRNLVPEVQVVTTRDDRRPVRLVSDLGVFELGAGGARLLARHPWATVEQIGERTGFHFQAEAHLPLTPLPDARTLAAIRSIDSRGHRDQLVGA; encoded by the coding sequence ATGAGCGCGGACGCAACTCCCGCCGAAGTGGTGGTGTCGCTGCTGGCTCGGGAAATCGAGGACGGCGCGGTGGTGGCCACCGGCGTCGCCTCGCCCCTGGCCATCCTCGCCATCGCCGTGGCCCGTGCCACGCACGCGCCTCGCCTGACGTACCTGGCGTGTGTGGGCTCGCTCAATCCGGACCTGCCCACGCTCTACCCCTCGTCCGAGGACCTGCGCTTCCTGGATGGGCGCTCGGCGGAGGTGTCCATTCCGGACCTCTTCGACCACGCGCGCCGGGGGCGGGTGGACACCGTGTTCTTCGGGGCCGCCGAGGTGGATGCCCTGGGCCGCACCAACATGACGGCCTCGGGCAGCCTGGGCCAGCCCCGCACCAAGTTCCCCGGGGTCGCGGGCGCGGCCACGCTGCGCCAGTGGGTGCGCCGGCCCATCCTGCTGGTGCCCCGCCAGTCGCGCCGCAACCTCGTGCCCGAGGTGCAGGTGGTGACCACGCGGGATGATCGCCGTCCGGTGCGGCTCGTCTCGGACCTGGGCGTCTTCGAGCTCGGAGCGGGAGGGGCGAGGCTGCTCGCCCGTCACCCGTGGGCCACCGTCGAGCAGATCGGCGAGCGCACGGGCTTTCATTTCCAGGCGGAGGCGCACCTGCCGCTCACGCCCCTGCCGGACGCGCGCACGCTCGCGGCGATCCGGTCCATCGATTCACGTGGCCACCGCGATCAGCTCGTGGGGGCCTGA
- a CDS encoding response regulator: MLIRKVLLVDDEDDIRTIGRLSLSRVGKWETVLAAHGAEALEKAAAEQPDLILLDVMMPGMDGPTTLARLRAQESTARIPVIFMTAKIQKHELARYLELGAAGVIGKPFEPMSLPAEIKKLLP, translated from the coding sequence ATGCTGATTCGCAAGGTCCTGCTCGTGGACGACGAGGACGACATCCGGACCATCGGCCGGTTGAGCCTCAGCCGCGTGGGCAAGTGGGAAACGGTGCTCGCCGCCCACGGCGCCGAGGCCCTGGAGAAGGCCGCCGCCGAGCAGCCCGACCTCATCCTGCTGGATGTGATGATGCCCGGCATGGATGGGCCCACCACCCTCGCCCGGCTGCGCGCGCAGGAATCCACGGCCCGCATCCCCGTCATCTTCATGACGGCGAAGATCCAGAAGCACGAGCTGGCGCGCTATCTGGAACTGGGAGCCGCGGGCGTCATTGGCAAACCCTTCGAGCCCATGTCCCTGCCGGCGGAAATCAAGAAGCTCCTGCCGTGA
- the trxB gene encoding thioredoxin-disulfide reductase, with translation MAEKINKVTIIGSGPAGYTAAIYAARANLQPVMFAGGPTLEDAQRVPGGQLMITTEVENYPGFPEGITGPELMDHFQKQAERFGTVIHMENVVKVDLSKRPFFIEGESVSCYSETVIIATGASAKWLHVKGEDQFKNRGVSACATCDGAFFKNQDVIVVGGGDTAMEEATYLAKIVKSVTLVHRRDTLRASKVMQDRVLKNPKISFMWDSAIDEVVGNERGMTGAVVRNLKTNDTRLVEASGLFVAIGHTPTTGLFQGVLETHQSGYLKTVPGSTRTAIPGVFACGDVQDSYYRQAITAAGSGCMAAIDAERWLIEEGS, from the coding sequence GTGGCGGAGAAGATCAATAAGGTGACCATCATCGGCTCGGGGCCGGCGGGCTACACCGCGGCCATCTACGCCGCGCGTGCCAACTTGCAGCCGGTCATGTTCGCCGGTGGCCCCACCCTGGAGGACGCCCAGCGCGTACCGGGGGGGCAGCTCATGATCACCACCGAGGTGGAGAACTACCCGGGCTTCCCGGAGGGCATCACCGGGCCGGAGCTGATGGACCACTTCCAGAAGCAGGCCGAGCGCTTTGGCACCGTCATCCACATGGAGAACGTGGTGAAGGTGGACCTGAGCAAGCGCCCCTTCTTCATCGAGGGCGAGTCGGTGAGCTGCTACTCGGAGACGGTCATCATCGCCACCGGGGCGAGCGCCAAGTGGCTGCACGTCAAGGGCGAGGATCAGTTCAAGAACCGGGGGGTGTCCGCGTGTGCCACCTGTGACGGGGCCTTCTTCAAGAACCAGGACGTGATCGTCGTGGGCGGCGGAGACACCGCCATGGAAGAGGCCACGTACCTGGCGAAGATCGTCAAGAGCGTCACCCTGGTGCACCGGCGCGACACCCTGCGCGCCTCGAAGGTGATGCAGGACCGGGTCCTCAAGAATCCCAAGATTTCCTTCATGTGGGACAGCGCCATCGACGAGGTGGTGGGCAACGAGCGGGGCATGACGGGCGCCGTGGTGCGCAACCTCAAGACGAATGACACGCGGCTGGTGGAGGCCTCGGGCCTGTTCGTGGCGATCGGGCACACGCCCACCACGGGCCTGTTCCAGGGCGTCCTGGAGACGCACCAGTCGGGCTACCTCAAGACGGTGCCGGGCAGCACCCGGACCGCCATCCCGGGCGTCTTCGCCTGTGGTGACGTGCAGGACAGCTACTACCGTCAGGCCATCACCGCCGCGGGCTCGGGCTGCATGGCGGCCATCGACGCCGAGCGCTGGCTGATCGAAGAGGGCTCGTGA